A window from Carassius carassius chromosome 40, fCarCar2.1, whole genome shotgun sequence encodes these proteins:
- the LOC132122100 gene encoding polycomb group RING finger protein 5-B-like isoform X2, with protein MQLSHRVTEAAFHFILTPSVFLHPSFGNWTMTSHRKHLVRDFNLFITCYICKGYLIKPTTVTECLHTFCKSCIVQHFEDSNDCPKCGIQVHETNPLEMLRLENTLEEVIFKLVPGLREKEQLQEIEFWRRNKSKESPDEDGPICKKARLDEDDDVKCDRDYHRSDPQIAICLDCLRNNGQMGENIVKGLMKKCIRCSTRVTVGTIKKFLSLKLKLPSSYELDVLCNGEIMGKDHTMEFIYMTRWRLRGENVYPMVLEYRPRIDFG; from the exons ATGCAGTTGAGCCACAGAGTGACTGAAGCTGCATTCCACTTCATCCTTACACCATCTGTTTTCCTTCATCCATCCTTTGGTAACTGGACAATGACATCACATAGGAAACACCTTGTGAGGGACTTCAACCTTTTCATCACCTGTTATATCTGTAAAGGGTACTTGATTAAGCCCACCACCGTGACAGAGTGCCTGCACACCT TTTGTAAAAGCTGTATAGTCCAGCATTTTGAGGACAGCAATGATTGCCCAAAATGTGGTATCCAGGTTCATGAAACAAATCCCTTGGAGATGTTAAG GCTGGAAAACACTCTAGAAGAAGTCATTTTCAAACTTGTGCCTGGTCTTAGAGAAA AGGAACAGCTGCAAGAGATTGAATTCTGGAGAAGAAACAAATCAAAAGAAAGTCCTGATG AGGATGGGCCTATATGTAAGAAGGCCAGAttggatgaagatgatgatgttaAATGTGATAGAGACTACCACAGGAGTGATCCGCAGATAGCCATCTGTCTAGACTGCTTGCGTAACAATGGACAGATGGGAGAGAACATTGTTAAG GGcttaatgaaaaaatgtattcgCTGCTCAACAAGAGTGACTGTTGGAACAATCAAGAAGTTTTTAAGTCTGAAGTTAAAGCTTCCCAGTTCTTATGAG CTAGATGTTCTATGCAATGGTGAGATCATGGGTAAAGACCACACCATGGAGTTTATCTACATGACCCGCTGGAGGCTTCGGGGAGAAAAT GTCTACCCAATGGTACTTGAATATCGACCACGCATTGACTTTGGCTAG
- the LOC132122100 gene encoding polycomb group RING finger protein 5-B-like isoform X1, with the protein MQLSHRVTEAAFHFILTPSVFLHPSFGNWTMTSHRKHLVRDFNLFITCYICKGYLIKPTTVTECLHTFCKSCIVQHFEDSNDCPKCGIQVHETNPLEMLRLENTLEEVIFKLVPGLREKEQLQEIEFWRRNKSKESPDEDGPICKKARLDEDDDVKCDRDYHRSDPQIAICLDCLRNNGQMGENIVKGLMKKCIRCSTRVTVGTIKKFLSLKLKLPSSYELDVLCNGEIMGKDHTMEFIYMTRWRLRGENVSYENTSVSFSPLFSWVKSKSSHLFHWDEQCGRLKAGS; encoded by the exons ATGCAGTTGAGCCACAGAGTGACTGAAGCTGCATTCCACTTCATCCTTACACCATCTGTTTTCCTTCATCCATCCTTTGGTAACTGGACAATGACATCACATAGGAAACACCTTGTGAGGGACTTCAACCTTTTCATCACCTGTTATATCTGTAAAGGGTACTTGATTAAGCCCACCACCGTGACAGAGTGCCTGCACACCT TTTGTAAAAGCTGTATAGTCCAGCATTTTGAGGACAGCAATGATTGCCCAAAATGTGGTATCCAGGTTCATGAAACAAATCCCTTGGAGATGTTAAG GCTGGAAAACACTCTAGAAGAAGTCATTTTCAAACTTGTGCCTGGTCTTAGAGAAA AGGAACAGCTGCAAGAGATTGAATTCTGGAGAAGAAACAAATCAAAAGAAAGTCCTGATG AGGATGGGCCTATATGTAAGAAGGCCAGAttggatgaagatgatgatgttaAATGTGATAGAGACTACCACAGGAGTGATCCGCAGATAGCCATCTGTCTAGACTGCTTGCGTAACAATGGACAGATGGGAGAGAACATTGTTAAG GGcttaatgaaaaaatgtattcgCTGCTCAACAAGAGTGACTGTTGGAACAATCAAGAAGTTTTTAAGTCTGAAGTTAAAGCTTCCCAGTTCTTATGAG CTAGATGTTCTATGCAATGGTGAGATCATGGGTAAAGACCACACCATGGAGTTTATCTACATGACCCGCTGGAGGCTTCGGGGAGAAAATGTAAGCTATGAGAATACCAGTGTCTcattctctcctctcttctcatGGGTGAAATCTAAATCCTCTCATCTTTTCCACTGGGATGAGCAGTGTGGCAGACTCAAAGCAGGTTCATAG
- the LOC132122100 gene encoding polycomb group RING finger protein 5-B-like isoform X3: MQLSHRVTEAAFHFILTPSVFLHPSFGYLIKPTTVTECLHTFCKSCIVQHFEDSNDCPKCGIQVHETNPLEMLRLENTLEEVIFKLVPGLREKEQLQEIEFWRRNKSKESPDEDGPICKKARLDEDDDVKCDRDYHRSDPQIAICLDCLRNNGQMGENIVKGLMKKCIRCSTRVTVGTIKKFLSLKLKLPSSYELDVLCNGEIMGKDHTMEFIYMTRWRLRGENVSYENTSVSFSPLFSWVKSKSSHLFHWDEQCGRLKAGS, encoded by the exons ATGCAGTTGAGCCACAGAGTGACTGAAGCTGCATTCCACTTCATCCTTACACCATCTGTTTTCCTTCATCCATCCTTTG GGTACTTGATTAAGCCCACCACCGTGACAGAGTGCCTGCACACCT TTTGTAAAAGCTGTATAGTCCAGCATTTTGAGGACAGCAATGATTGCCCAAAATGTGGTATCCAGGTTCATGAAACAAATCCCTTGGAGATGTTAAG GCTGGAAAACACTCTAGAAGAAGTCATTTTCAAACTTGTGCCTGGTCTTAGAGAAA AGGAACAGCTGCAAGAGATTGAATTCTGGAGAAGAAACAAATCAAAAGAAAGTCCTGATG AGGATGGGCCTATATGTAAGAAGGCCAGAttggatgaagatgatgatgttaAATGTGATAGAGACTACCACAGGAGTGATCCGCAGATAGCCATCTGTCTAGACTGCTTGCGTAACAATGGACAGATGGGAGAGAACATTGTTAAG GGcttaatgaaaaaatgtattcgCTGCTCAACAAGAGTGACTGTTGGAACAATCAAGAAGTTTTTAAGTCTGAAGTTAAAGCTTCCCAGTTCTTATGAG CTAGATGTTCTATGCAATGGTGAGATCATGGGTAAAGACCACACCATGGAGTTTATCTACATGACCCGCTGGAGGCTTCGGGGAGAAAATGTAAGCTATGAGAATACCAGTGTCTcattctctcctctcttctcatGGGTGAAATCTAAATCCTCTCATCTTTTCCACTGGGATGAGCAGTGTGGCAGACTCAAAGCAGGTTCATAG